A genomic window from Salvia splendens isolate huo1 chromosome 11, SspV2, whole genome shotgun sequence includes:
- the LOC121756539 gene encoding G patch domain-containing protein 11-like produces the protein MAVDDDCSAGLGKTRASHLRTSASTPIDSLNIGFQLLKKQGWKEGTGLGVSEQGRLEPIATAVKKNKRGVGAEEAKVQIKKSKVKKDTYDPESPETKVRGTSKKIRKVQEFEKKMQEKEFDRDFFRMFWPDNV, from the exons ATGGCGGTTGATGATGATTGTTCTGCGGGATTGGGTAAGACTAGGGCTTCGCATCTACGCACTTCTGCTTCCACCCCCATAGATTCCTTGAATATTGGCTTTCAG TTGTTAAAGAAGCAAGGATGGAAAGAAGGTACTGGTCTTGGTGTTTCCGAACAG GGCAGGCTGGAGCCAATAGCAACTGCTGTCAAGAAAAACAAAAGAGGTGTGGGAGCAGAAGAGGCAAAAGTTCAAATCAAGAAATCAAAAGTTAAGAAGGATACGTATGATCCAGAA TCACCTGAGACTAAGGTACGAGGCACCTCAAAGAAGATAAGGAAAGTTCAAGAGTTTGAAAAGAAGATGCAAGAAAAGGAATTTGATCGGGATTTCTTCAGGATGTTCTGGCCAGATAACGTCTGA
- the LOC121756288 gene encoding zinc finger CCCH domain-containing protein 17-like yields MATSAPQSQSQSQSHPPSAEEELLKRSTDCVYFLASPLTCKKGSECEYRHSDVARMNPRDCWYWLHGNCMNPKCAFRHPPLEGLLGTQGPTSAGPSAPVPQAVTGSASHGQNAFFTKPSAACVFFQKGHCLKGDWCPFLHAPNASNTKAIHVPVTGSSVDYANISKPSSGVEKPLQQKVTPMNVAKSLNDTARLKPLPAVESTVPRFESAVSRKAPQTSGGNVFSGYRTATPVSNGHPGSWSNRAQQSHLLDEPESMYNKDAEEVSREPSPGFDVLVDDVGRDSEFYPGEDRYGMSREHERGSEYEINRSADYSLIAATDDDIYQGRHGYDSLEHRKGQYAWEQHRASSERMSGGSYHERRPYSRQENHGQVDEHDLRHRLAKHKKPNGLRSVINHEHARDMHVRERSYWGHREEQRNTSRDNSHGSRLRGRIRLPERSFSPNNRDMIRTTDRISSPGRIHDRIKGRPEEASDGGAKNYRGPDSRRDFVGENNGDFAKPKSLAELKNQKNADSSRQDKTDQQSLGKRKSVSDWHQHSENDLSFEGPKPLQEILKRKKRETSGTIVGMNSSGAEGVTGEKVQEEREGATEEPITQVGNHKEVDKPMSVQTMEAGEGKPEAEDGELGEDPESEPYEQKEGESDYEQMGGEDYAMYEDGENGDAVEEYVDEEEDDDEDFAKKMGVMYS; encoded by the exons ATGGCGACTTCTGCgcctcaatctcaatctcaatctcaatctcaccCTCCCTCCGCTGAGGAAGAACTGCTCAAGAGGAGCACCGATTGTGTTTACTTTCTTGCTTCGCCTTTAACTTGCAAAAAG GGAAGCGAATGTGAGTACCGCCATAGTGATGTTGCACGGATGAATCCAAGAGACTGTTGGTACTGGTTACATGGCAACTGCATGAATCCGAAGTGCGCGTTCCGTCATCCG CCTCttgaaggattgctgggaaccCAAGGGCCAACATCTGCTGGACCCTCTGCACCTGTGCCTCAGGCTGTTACAGGGTCTGCATCACATGGCCAAAATGCCTTTTTCACCAAGCCATCCGCAGCATGCGTATTTTTTCAAAAAGGGCACTGTTTAAAAGGTGATTGGTGCCCATTTCTTCATGCCCCAAATGCCTCAAATACCAAAGCCATACATGTTCCAGTAACAGGATCTTCTGTTGACTATGCAAATATTAGTAAGCCTTCCAGCGGAGTTGAGAAGCCTTTGCAACAGAAGGTTACACCTATGAATGTAGCCAAATCACTCAATGATACTGCACGGCTAAAACCACTGCCTGCAGTGGAATCTACTGTTCCTAGATTCGAATCTGCTGTAAGCAGGAAGGCTCCACAAACATCAGGGGGTAATGTATTCTCCGGGTACAGGACTGCTACTCCTGTATCTAATGGGCACCCAGGCAGCTGGTCCAATCGTGCTCAGCAATCTCACCTGCTCGATGAACCTGAAAGCATGTACAACAAGGATGCAGAAGAAGTATCAAGGGAGCCTTCTCCTGGATTTGATGTTCTTGTAGACGATGTGGGAAGAGATTCTGAGTTCTATCCAGGTGAAGATAGATATGGGATGTCCAGAGAACATGAACGTGGGAGTGAATATGAAATTAATCGCTCTGCTGACTACAGCTTGATTGCTGCTACTGATGATGATATTTATCAGGGTCGTCATGGTTATGACTCACTTGAGCACCGTAAGGGACAGTATGCTTGGGAGCAGCACCGAGCTTCGTCTGAAAGGATGTCTGGAGGGTCTTATCATGAAAGGAGGCCATATAGTCGGCAAGAGAATCATGGTCAAGTTGATGAGCATGATCTCAGACACCGTCTAGCAAAGCATAAGAAGCCTAATGGTTTAAGATCTGTCATTAATCATGAACATGCCCGTGACATGCATGTAAGAGAGAGAAGCTACTGGGGACATAGGGAGGAGCAACGAAATACCTCGAGGGATAATTCTCATGGAAGTCGCCTTCGAGGGAGAATACGACTTCCTGAAAGATCGTTTTCTCCAAACAACAGGGATATGATTAGGACTACTGATCGTATCTCCTCACCAGGAAGAATCCATGACAGAATAAAAGGAAGGCCCGAAGAAGCTTCCGATGGTGGTGCAAAGAACTATCGAGGTCCAGACTCAAGAAGAGACTTTGTAGGTGAGAATAACGGTGATTTTGCTAAACCAAAAAGCCTAGCAGAACTGAAGAACCAGAAAAATGCTGATTCTAGTAGACAGGACAAGACCGATCAACAATCACTTGGCAAGAGAAAAAGTGTGAGCGATTGGCATCAACATAGTGAAAATGATCTTTCATTTGAAGGACCTAAGCCACTACAAGAGATTCTAAAGCGGAAGAAACGTGAAACAAGTGGAACTATCGTGGGTATGAATTCATCGGGCGCTGAGGGTGTCACAGGGGAGAAAGTCCAGGAAGAAAGAGAGGGTGCAACTGAGGAGCCCATTACTCAAGTTGGAAATCATAAGGAAGTTGATAAGCCTATGTCAGTTCAAACGATGGAGGCAGGAGAGGGTAAGCCAGAAGCTGAAGATGGTGAACTTGGTGAGGATCCGGAATCTGAACCCTATGAGCAGAAAGAAGGGGAGTCCGATTATGAACAAATGGGTGGGGAGGATTACGCAATGTATGAGGATGGTGAGAATGGAGATGCTGTAGAGGAATAcgttgatgaagaagaagacgacgatGAAGACTTTGCAAAAAAGATGGGTGTTATGTACTCCTGA
- the LOC121754081 gene encoding tobamovirus multiplication protein 3-like isoform X2 — protein MVAGLFALSAEEAVVALHLKAATNWWDIVNHSAAWQDRIFHVLAALYGIVAIVALVQLVRIQLRVPEYGWTTQKVFHFLNFLVNGARCLVFVFRRDVQKLVPEITHHVLLDLPSLAFFTTYALLVLFWAEIYYQARAVSTDGLRPTFYTVNGVVYFIQMILWLALWWKPVHVVVVLSKMFFAGISLFAALGFLLYGGRLFLMLQRFPVESKGRRKKLQEVGYVTTICFVCFLVRCIMLVEILPSALVLFILRKLPPKRGITQYHPIR, from the exons ATGGTGGCGGGGCTGTTTGCCCTTTCGGCGGAGGAGGCCGTCGTCGCGCTCCACCTCAAGGCCGCCACGAATTGGTGGGACATAGTCAATCACTCTGCCGCTTGGCAGGACCGTATTTTCCATGTCCTCGCTGCGCTTTACGGGATCGTCGCCATTGTTGCTCTT GTGCAACTGGTTAGGATACAGTTGAGAGTACCCGAGTATGGTTGGACGACTCAGAAAGTATTCCATTTTCTAAATTTCTTAGTCAATGGAG CTCGCTGCCTTGTGTTTGTATTTCGTCGGGATGTTCAGAAGTTGGTTCCAGAG ATTACACATCACGTGTTGCTTGATTTGCCAAGTCTTGCGTTTTTCACGACGTATGCGCTGCTTGTACTGTTCTGGGCAGAAATTTACTATCAG GCTCGTGCTGTATCTACGGACGGTCTGAGGCCCACCTTTTACACAGTGAATGGTGTTGTTTATTTCATTCAG ATGATTCTATGGTTGGCTCTGTGGTGGAAGCCTGTACATGTAGTGGTAGTTTTATCCAAGATGTTCTTTGCAG GTATTTCTTTATTTGCTGCCCTGGGATTTCTTCTCTATGGTGGAAG GTTATTCTTAATGCTACAACGATTCCCCGTGGAGTCAAAAGGACGTCGCAAGAAACTGCAGGAG GTTGGCTATGTAACCACaatttgttttgtgtgttttcTGGTTAGATGCATTATG CTGGTGGAGATATTGCCGTCAGCACTGGTGCTCTTCATATTGAGAAAACTGCCTCCGAAACGTGGGATCACACAGTATCATCCTATCAGGTGA
- the LOC121754081 gene encoding protein TOM THREE HOMOLOG 1-like isoform X1, protein MVAGLFALSAEEAVVALHLKAATNWWDIVNHSAAWQDRIFHVLAALYGIVAIVALVQLVRIQLRVPEYGWTTQKVFHFLNFLVNGARCLVFVFRRDVQKLVPEITHHVLLDLPSLAFFTTYALLVLFWAEIYYQARAVSTDGLRPTFYTVNGVVYFIQMILWLALWWKPVHVVVVLSKMFFAGISLFAALGFLLYGGRLFLMLQRFPVESKGRRKKLQEVGYVTTICFVCFLVRCIMMCFDAFDPAADLDLLDHPILNFIYYLLVEILPSALVLFILRKLPPKRGITQYHPIR, encoded by the exons ATGGTGGCGGGGCTGTTTGCCCTTTCGGCGGAGGAGGCCGTCGTCGCGCTCCACCTCAAGGCCGCCACGAATTGGTGGGACATAGTCAATCACTCTGCCGCTTGGCAGGACCGTATTTTCCATGTCCTCGCTGCGCTTTACGGGATCGTCGCCATTGTTGCTCTT GTGCAACTGGTTAGGATACAGTTGAGAGTACCCGAGTATGGTTGGACGACTCAGAAAGTATTCCATTTTCTAAATTTCTTAGTCAATGGAG CTCGCTGCCTTGTGTTTGTATTTCGTCGGGATGTTCAGAAGTTGGTTCCAGAG ATTACACATCACGTGTTGCTTGATTTGCCAAGTCTTGCGTTTTTCACGACGTATGCGCTGCTTGTACTGTTCTGGGCAGAAATTTACTATCAG GCTCGTGCTGTATCTACGGACGGTCTGAGGCCCACCTTTTACACAGTGAATGGTGTTGTTTATTTCATTCAG ATGATTCTATGGTTGGCTCTGTGGTGGAAGCCTGTACATGTAGTGGTAGTTTTATCCAAGATGTTCTTTGCAG GTATTTCTTTATTTGCTGCCCTGGGATTTCTTCTCTATGGTGGAAG GTTATTCTTAATGCTACAACGATTCCCCGTGGAGTCAAAAGGACGTCGCAAGAAACTGCAGGAG GTTGGCTATGTAACCACaatttgttttgtgtgttttcTGGTTAGATGCATTATG ATGTGCTTTGATGCATTTGACCCAGCTGCTGATCTAGATCTTCTGGATCATCCTATCTTGAATTTTATCTACTATCTG CTGGTGGAGATATTGCCGTCAGCACTGGTGCTCTTCATATTGAGAAAACTGCCTCCGAAACGTGGGATCACACAGTATCATCCTATCAGGTGA
- the LOC121753608 gene encoding ribosomal L1 domain-containing protein 1-like — protein sequence MAAPSRERINEDGVRKATNALLKWKKKSLLSHPHDGNAANEEEADDFIYLSVTLKKVPPRNLSSAPHRILLRRSLLSQDYTASNICLIVDGKRITAESAQKILLAKGIPFVKKVFKLGKLKSDYDSFESKKKLFDSFDLFLADKSVEAMLPKVLGRVFYKKRKKIPVAVDLRGDWKEELERACRSSLWCLSSGTCSSVRVGRLGEMESGEIVENVLDAVDGVVGIVPRKWGAIRCLHLKLSDSLALPIYEDEVTDGKVGSSLVESK from the coding sequence ATGGCCGCACCTTCAAGAGAGAGAATCAACGAGGACGGCGTCCGAAAAGCCACGAACGCCCTCctcaagtggaagaagaagtcACTCCTCTCACATCCCCACGACGGAAACGCCGCTAACGAAGAAGAAGCCGACGATTTCATCTACCTCTCCGTAACCCTAAAAAAAGTCCCGCCGCGAAACCTCTCCTCCGCTCCCCACCGAATCCTCCTCCGCCGCTCGCTCCTCTCACAAGACTACACCGCCTCGAACATCTGCCTCATCGTCGACGGGAAGAGAATCACCGCCGAATCGGCGCAGAAGATTCTGCTCGCCAAGGGCATCCCCTTCGTAAAAAAGGTGTTCAAGCTGGGGAAATTGAAATCGGATTACGATTCCTTCGAATCGAAGAAGAAACTCTTCGATTCGTTCGACTTGTTTCTGGCTGACAAAAGCGTGGAGGCGATGCTGCCGAAGGTGCTGGGGAGGGTGTTCtacaagaagaggaagaagattcCTGTGGCGGTGGATTTGAGGGGCGATTGGAAGGAGGAGTTGGAGAGGGCGTGCAGGTCGAGTTTGTGGTGCTTGAGCAGTGGGACTTGCAGCTCGGTGCGGGTGGGGAGATTGGGGGAGATGGAGAGTGGGGAGATTGTGGAGAATGTTTTAGATGCTGTTGATGGTGTGGTTGGTATTGTTCCGAGGAAATGGGGTGCGATTAGGTGTTTGCATTTGAAGTTATCGGATTCATTGGCATTGCCTATTTATGAGGATGAGGTCACAGATGGGAAAGTGGGATCTTCTTTGGTGGAGAGCAAATAG